One Bythopirellula goksoeyrii genomic window, TGAAGCGAATGTGTAACTGCGATTTGCTCACTCCTGATCAAGAGCGAGCCCTGTTTCGTGAGATGAATCTCTTGAAATATCGGGCCAACTTGATGCGCACCCGCATCGATCTGGACCAAATCGAAGCGACCGTTCTGGATACGCTCGAGTCGCTCTTAGCTCAGTCTCAGCAGATTCGCGATCACCTCATCAAGGCAAACATGCGTCTGGTGATGTCAATTGTGAAGAAATTCGTGACCCCACAACATTCATTCGACGATTTGCTGAGCGAGGGTGTTCTCACACTGATGAAGGCCGTGGAGAAGTTTGACTTCGACCGTGGATTTCGCTTCAGTACCTACGCGTATCGATCCATCATGCGACACGTCTATCGCACAGTGAGTCTCGCACAAGTGGAAGAAGCTACCTTCACGAGGGGTGCTGAAGAGTGGGCTTTCGAAGCTGGCAAGACACAATCAGGCTCTTCTATGAGTGAGCAAGTCTGGAGCAATCTCCGGGTCTTGATGACCACGCTGCTTGACCAACTCGACCGTCGCGAACG contains:
- a CDS encoding sigma-70 family RNA polymerase sigma factor, with amino-acid sequence MAALTVITNHKSPIPRQQDHRESDRLRAMNLLRLEIDFIPNREFRAEDTFCDELVTSTLDTDSGPSQVGVDLPAHLKRMCNCDLLTPDQERALFREMNLLKYRANLMRTRIDLDQIEATVLDTLESLLAQSQQIRDHLIKANMRLVMSIVKKFVTPQHSFDDLLSEGVLTLMKAVEKFDFDRGFRFSTYAYRSIMRHVYRTVSLAQVEEATFTRGAEEWAFEAGKTQSGSSMSEQVWSNLRVLMTTLLDQLDRRERFIIRSRYALGSHRKVRTFQYLADKLGVSKERVRQLESRAVSKLQTLAAESANDDFWAAAMV